In Chlorobiota bacterium, the sequence GTATGAAAGCTCAATGGATTGGAAGTCAATAACCAAAACGCGATTTGGGGCAGTGCCGTTGATGAAATACGAGACAGACCCTGAAACTTCATCATCAAAATCATCGCCTGGAACGCGAAGATCGTTCCAGAACGGAGCAATCTGAGGTGTTGTTCCTAATGAGTAGTTTCCGCTTGTAGCTGTTAGGTTGTTGACATAGTAGCCAGTCACGTTCGTTGAGCCAAGCCCAATCACACCATTGGAGCTTACGGAGAATCGTGTGTACGGCTTGTTATCGAAGTAGAAGGTGAACGCCGGTTGGCCTTTTGCAACCGATGGAGTAAAGGCGGCGACATCGTCATCGGCCCCGACGCTGAGTATCTCGGTGGGCTTTCCCTCTGGTGAAATTGGATCACCGTAGGTGTCCAAGAATTGGTAGTTGGAGACGTTGCCGTAGGATAAGCCCATCGGCAGCATCAGTGCTAGGGCTACCCCCAGCAAAAGTCTGTACAGGTGTCTCATGGTTGGAAACTCCGGTTAGTGAGAGATGTAGTCTGGATGCGTTCTTTTTGTATTGCCTATTGCACCACGCATGGTTCATGGATATGAACCGCAACCCTTCTGGGCTGCTTCAGCGGGCATTGTTGATTTTTCTATAAATCAGTTATGGCCAATAGCGTGCGTCGTGCTATTGGCCGCCATTGACGAATATCTGCGGCAGAGCAAGGCAGATAGTGGCGTAACAGTGTTAACAACAACATGGGGGGATCCTTTTTTCTCGAGTCCGATCGTGCTCCTCATTCTTGGCGTTTGTTGGTCATCGGTTGGCTATTGCTGCGTCATCGGGTCAAAAATCGCAGGTGCGGCGCACGGATCCACGCCCGCTACTGTACGATTGATCGGCTTGGATAGATTTGGGCACATAGCAGCATGGTATTCTTGCTATGGTCAAATCGGACACCCATAATAAGCAAAAATTATGCCCAAGAACACCGCCTTCCTTCAATGGTTACACGATCCCACACTGCTGGTAGGACTGGCCCCACCAGATGCCTGCTTTTAGACGTGGCAATCTTTCACGGTGCGGGGTAACTCGTCCCCATTGACCCCTTACGGCTCCTTCCGAATATCCTCCAGCGGCGTTGAGACCTCCACCGTCACCGTGCGGCAGTAGTAACGGCCCTCGGGAAGGGCGTTGTCGTACAGCAGCCGCGACGGCCCCACCCCTTGCGCGCCAAGAATGGCCGCGCCGGGCCGCTCGGCAAGGATCAAATCCCGCACCGCAAACGCGCGCGATTCCGACAGCTGCTGGTTGTGCCGAAGCTCGCCAAGCCGGTCGGTGGAGCCGGTGATCTGCAAGGTGGAGCGGGGATAGATGGATTGCGCCACAAATGCCGAAACCATCCGCCGGTTCTGCGGCGTTATCTCCGCCTTGTCGAAATCAAACACGATCAAGCTCAGCCTGCTGATCTCGAACGGGTGGGTTGCCCCGCTTGCCGGAATCGTTGCTTCCGATTGCGCCCGTTTCCCCCGCGCATCGGTGATCTCCAGCACGCTTTCTATCTCCCCACGCTCCCCAACGTTTTCGGAAATCACCCCAGCGGCGTGGTCGTCCAGGGTCCACGTTACCGTTGTGGGGGGCGCGCCGGTTCCGGCCTGCTGGGCCACGGTGGTGGTTCCGGCACTCACCCGCAATTGCCACGAGCGAATGGCCGCCGGGCTGGTTGCCTCCGTTGCGAAGGATAGACTTTTGGGGGAGTAGGAGTACTCATTGAACCGCTCGTGAAGGATCGGAGCCAACAGGTCATCGGTCAGCGAAGCGATTTCAACGCGCCGGTTTTCCTCCACCCCTTCCTGATACTCGGCACTGCTGGGGAACGTTGGCCGCGCAAGCACCGCAATGGCGATCCGTTTTGGATCCACCCCCCACGTGTTGGTGATGTACGTTTTTATCGCCTGCGCCCGCTGCTTGGCCAGCGTGGTGGCTTCGGGTTGGGTTGCGGTTTCGCGCCCGTCGGTGGTCCCGTTCAGGGTGATCTTGATGGAAGGCTCGGCGGCCATTCGCGAGCCGATCACGTTCAGGATGTTGTAGTAGGCATCCAACGAGCGGTGCGGCAAATCTTTCTCATTGAACGCCGCACGCGCTTCGGGGCTAATCTTCTGATACCGCCCGGGAATGTCCGTGCTGGCACTGTCGAAGAAGATGTACGGAAGGATCGGGAACGTCTCGGTGACGATGGTTCGCACCACCTGGACCCGCTCGCTTGTGCTGGCGGTGATTCCCGCCACGGGAAGAACCTCCGGCGGCGGAGGAGGTGGGGGGGGCGGTGGCGGCGGAGGAGGTGGCGGCGGCGGTTGCACCGGAACTCCAAAATCGTAGCGGAGCGCAAGGTCCCCCTGGATGGTGGAGGTGCGCCAGCGATTCGATAGAGTGATGTCGGTGAAGGGGTGATAGTAGCTTACCTCCGGTGCAATGCTCAATCGGTTGGCAATGGGGAAGGCGTAGCCCAGCGTCCCGCTTGCGGTGATCAGCGTCTGGACATCGTTGATTGGTCCGTTCCCAACATCGCGAATCACCCGATTGGTTTCGGGATAGACCACACCATCGGGGGAGGTGATTTCCTCGGTTTGGTGGTAGGTCGGTTCCGCCAGCGGAAACCCCGCGCCCGCGCCGGCCCGGACGTAGATTGGGAACTCTGGAAATGGCGCAACCCGCAGCCCGAACTCACCCACAAAAAAATTCAGCGTTGCGGTGTAGTTGTGCTTCCGTTCAAGCGGGACGTAGCGGTTGCTGTTTGGGTCCAGCACCGGAAGCCCTGCGGTGTAGGCCTCGCCGAAGGATCCGCCGCGCTGCGCAAACAGCAGATGGGCGGTAAGGTCAACCGCGCCGCCAAGCAGTGGGAACTCGCCGAACACCCCAGCAATCATCCCCTCCCCGTCGCCATTGCCAAACGCGCCGCACTCGGTTCCGCTGGTGAAGATGCTGGCTTGGGTTTCGTGGCGGTTGTAGCCATATCCCCCCAACGCCCCAAGCCGGAACGTCACCCGCTCCAATCGCCCCGAATCGAATTCGGTTGTGTCTGGGGGCGTTTCCTGGGCCGTGGCCTGCGAAGCCGCAATCAATGAAAAAGCAATCGCGCAAAGAAGGAGTGCGCGGTGTTGTTGAGTATGCAAGTGCGTCAAACCGGTGTCATGGGTTGTTGGAAAAACGCGTTGTGCCATGCCGCCATAAGGTAGCCGTCCCGAATGAGTCGGGGCCGCTACCACTGTGAGGTAGCCGAAGGTCTTTAGCCTTCGGCGTCTAGCATTGGGGAACGACTGGGCAGGCTAAAGACCTGTTATCAATCCCGACGAAGGTCGGAACCGCTACCGTTTCGCTGCAAAAAACTCACCTGCCCATTCCTCCAGCATTGGAGGGACGAGGTAGCCGAAGGTCTTTAGCCTTCGGCGTCTAGTTTTGAGGAACGACTGGGCTCCGACAAAGGTCGGAGGCGCTACCGTGTCTATCTCTGGGGAACGTCTCGGCAGGCTAAAGACCTGTTATCAATCCCGACGAAGGTCGGGGCCGCTACCGTTGCCCGGATCCGGGAGCTGCTACCGTTTCGCTGCAAAAAACTCACCTCACCACTTCCATCCGTTCGGTTGCGCGGAAGTTGTTGGCTTCAAAGATGTAGAAGTAGCTTCCCTGCGGAAGATCGGCGGTGTTCAGCTCCACGCGGTAGCGTCCGCCGGGGAGCAGTTGGTGCCCGTCCATCAGCTTCGCCACCTGGACCCCCGCGCTGTTGAACAAGCTGAGCCGTGCGTTGGCATCTTCAAAGAACTCCACCTCAATCGTCACAATCCCTTTTGTTGGGTTCGGCGATGGAGCCGTCAGCCGGTTCAGCCCGCCACGGAAATTCAGCCGTGAGATATTGCAGCGCGGGTCCACCTGCACGATGCTGGTGTCGCCGGTTGGGATCAGCTTCACGAAGAAGATGGAGTCGCTGCTGAAATCGGTTGCCAACACCGCAAGGTGCATCGGCGAGCGGATGGAGTCCGGAACCGCAACGGCAAACCGCGCCCGCGCAAGCTCCCCACGTTGCACGCTGTCGCAGCCGGGGATGCTCACCCTGATTCCGGTTGTCCCTTCCGTTGCCGAAACCGCCGCCGAGTAGGGCGAGCTGATGCTCAAGAACTGCAACGCACGCCGGTTGTAATTCAGCGCGAACCCAACATCCAACGGCATCTGGGCAATGTCCCGGTCGCTGTAAATCCCCACCTCAATCGTGTCGGCAATCACCCCGCCAATCGTGTCAATCTGGCTCACGTTCGTGTCCAAAGTAAAGCGGAACGGGAAGGGGGGAGCGTAGCCGAAACTGTAGATCCGCCCGGTGTCGGCGATTGGGCAAGGGAGGTTCGATTCGGCAGTGATTGCGGTGTCGTACAACCGCTCCACGAACGGGCAGAACCGCACCGTCAGCAGGACGGTATCCCCCGGCGCAAGCTGGGTTGGATACGGGACGCTGCTCCCCACAACCGTATGCCCGGGGGGAAGCCGCAGCGCGTTGAACTCCACCGGAATTTTGCCCGGGTTCGTCACCGCCAGCACCCTGTCGGCGCAGCTTTTCAGGTTCACCGTGTCGAAGCTGGTCAGCGATGAAACGGCGATGCGTGGTTGCGCAATCTGGATGTAGATGCTGTCGGGCGGAACCACCAGCTTGTACAGGACCAGCGTGTCGCTGTCGAAATCCACCTCATCAATGTGGACCTTGAAAATCGTGTCCCCCGTTCGTGGAATGAACGTCACCCACGCGATGGTGTCGGCCGGGACCTGCAGCGCGTTCCGCAGCGTGACCCGTGCGCCGTCGCCGGTGTCAATCGCGGTGATGTTGTTGGTGTAGCTGCTGGAGACCTGCCCCAGGCTTACGATGGTGGAATCGTACTGAATCCTGAACCGAACATCAATCCGATCCTGCGGCATATCACGGTCGGTGATGACCGGAAGCCGCAGCGTGTCGCAGGTGGTGATGGTGATCGTGTCGAGCGTGGCCGCAACGGTGTCGAACGTCATCCGCATTCCGTAGGGGAAGGCAAACCCTTCGCCGCGAACCAGCACGGTGGTGTCGTCGTCGTTGCAGGGATAGGAGGTGGTGATATACATCCGCGCCTGGTACGGGCGGGGTGCGCGTGGGGTGAAGTTCACCCGAATGCGGAAGGTGTCGCCACGCTTAATCACCCACGGAAATGGCGCGCCGTTTACCGGGGCCGCCGCAAACACTTGCTGGTCCGGAACAAACCGAATCCCGGTCACGATCATGCTGTCGCCGCTGGGATTCACGAACTGGTCGGGGACCGTCACCGTCACGGTTCGGTTGGGCGATGTTGTGCCGGCGCGGGTGTTCGGGAAGTTGATTGGCGTTGGAGCCGGCTGGAAATTCAGCTCGCGCCGCCCGCTCATCGTCACCGTGTCCTCGCGGTTCCAATCGGTGGTGTGCGAACGGATGTGGAACTTCCCGTTGGCCAGCAAATTCTGCTGCGTTGCCGGAATGTTCGGGCAGAACGAAATCTCCAACGTGTCGGTGGTGCTTGGCGGAATCTGGTAGGGAAGCGTCCGCGCGCCGGTCAGCTTGCTTCGCCACGAATAGACTGCGGGGATTGCGTTGGCAACGTTCCGCCCGTCAATCCAGATGGAGTCAACGGTGATCGGCTTGAAGGCACTTTGGTTCGGCAGCGGGATTTCCCGAACAATGCAATCGCACGGGCGCACCAGCCCGTAATTGATAAAGCTGAGCGGGACGTCCAACCGGTAGATAATCCCTT encodes:
- a CDS encoding OmpA family protein encodes the protein MTHLHTQQHRALLLCAIAFSLIAASQATAQETPPDTTEFDSGRLERVTFRLGALGGYGYNRHETQASIFTSGTECGAFGNGDGEGMIAGVFGEFPLLGGAVDLTAHLLFAQRGGSFGEAYTAGLPVLDPNSNRYVPLERKHNYTATLNFFVGEFGLRVAPFPEFPIYVRAGAGAGFPLAEPTYHQTEEITSPDGVVYPETNRVIRDVGNGPINDVQTLITASGTLGYAFPIANRLSIAPEVSYYHPFTDITLSNRWRTSTIQGDLALRYDFGVPVQPPPPPPPPPPPPPPPPPPEVLPVAGITASTSERVQVVRTIVTETFPILPYIFFDSASTDIPGRYQKISPEARAAFNEKDLPHRSLDAYYNILNVIGSRMAAEPSIKITLNGTTDGRETATQPEATTLAKQRAQAIKTYITNTWGVDPKRIAIAVLARPTFPSSAEYQEGVEENRRVEIASLTDDLLAPILHERFNEYSYSPKSLSFATEATSPAAIRSWQLRVSAGTTTVAQQAGTGAPPTTVTWTLDDHAAGVISENVGERGEIESVLEITDARGKRAQSEATIPASGATHPFEISRLSLIVFDFDKAEITPQNRRMVSAFVAQSIYPRSTLQITGSTDRLGELRHNQQLSESRAFAVRDLILAERPGAAILGAQGVGPSRLLYDNALPEGRYYCRTVTVEVSTPLEDIRKEP